In Neisseria brasiliensis, the following proteins share a genomic window:
- the gluQRS gene encoding tRNA glutamyl-Q(34) synthetase GluQRS — protein sequence MYVGRFAPSPTGLLHIGSLLTALASYADVRAHGGKWLVRMEDLDPPREMAGAADHILRTLEAFGFEWDGEVAYQSRRHHLYEDALGRLKGKGLVYPCYCSRKDWQAAASMGADGFVYNGRCRVPEHRPSENGKPPAWRIRVPDEVIGFDDAIVGHYAQNLASDIGDFVLLRADGFWAYQLAVVVDDAEQGITHIVRGQDLLVSTPRQIFLQSSLGFMQTSYVHLPLLVNQSGQKWSKQTLAPALDDSQVELLLRQVSAYLNLPPAPQIDRPRDLLDWAVAHWQIGRVPQQAICTE from the coding sequence ATGTATGTAGGACGTTTTGCCCCCAGCCCGACGGGTTTGCTGCACATCGGCTCGCTGCTGACGGCGCTGGCTTCGTATGCCGATGTCCGTGCGCACGGCGGCAAGTGGTTGGTGCGCATGGAAGATTTGGATCCGCCGCGTGAGATGGCCGGTGCCGCCGACCATATTTTGCGCACGCTGGAAGCTTTTGGCTTTGAGTGGGACGGCGAAGTGGCCTACCAAAGCCGCCGCCATCATTTATATGAAGACGCTTTAGGCCGTCTGAAAGGCAAGGGCTTGGTGTATCCGTGTTATTGCAGCCGCAAGGATTGGCAAGCGGCGGCGAGTATGGGGGCGGATGGGTTCGTGTACAACGGCCGCTGCCGTGTGCCTGAACACAGGCCGTCTGAAAACGGTAAACCACCGGCGTGGCGCATTCGTGTGCCGGATGAAGTGATTGGTTTTGATGATGCGATTGTCGGCCATTATGCGCAGAATTTGGCCAGCGACATCGGCGATTTTGTGCTGCTGCGGGCAGACGGTTTTTGGGCGTATCAATTGGCGGTAGTGGTGGATGATGCCGAGCAGGGCATCACGCATATTGTGCGCGGGCAGGATTTGCTGGTGTCTACGCCGCGACAAATTTTTTTGCAATCTTCTCTTGGGTTTATGCAAACGAGCTATGTACATCTGCCGCTTTTGGTGAACCAATCGGGGCAAAAATGGTCTAAACAAACACTTGCGCCAGCGCTGGATGATTCGCAAGTCGAGTTATTGTTACGGCAGGTTTCGGCTTATCTGAATCTGCCGCCTGCGCCGCAAATTGACCGTCCGCGCGATTTGCTCGATTGGGCGGTGGCACATTGGCAAATCGGCCGTGTGCCGCAGCAAGCGATATGCACCGAATGA
- the tsaB gene encoding tRNA (adenosine(37)-N6)-threonylcarbamoyltransferase complex dimerization subunit type 1 TsaB produces MQADFNRPVLAIDTSTSYLSLALRHRDQTHVYHEAVGTKQSELILPQIGVLFAEASISAADLGAIVYAQGPGAFTGLRIGTGVAQGLATPFATPLIGVPCLDAVAYQRPDRPCVLAATDARMGEVFYAWFDTANHRRLSDYQVGKAAEITAPDGMTCSDGIGNAFALTDQPPFDGEADMPTAADYLNLAATGRYPATDAAQAELLYVRNKIALTAKEQAERKGQA; encoded by the coding sequence ATGCAAGCCGATTTTAACCGCCCTGTGTTGGCCATCGACACCAGCACTTCCTACCTCTCGCTCGCCCTACGCCACCGCGATCAAACCCATGTGTATCATGAAGCGGTCGGCACCAAGCAATCCGAGCTGATTTTGCCGCAAATCGGCGTGTTGTTTGCCGAAGCGAGCATCAGCGCCGCCGATTTGGGCGCGATTGTGTATGCACAAGGCCCGGGCGCGTTCACCGGCTTGCGCATCGGCACCGGCGTGGCGCAAGGTTTGGCGACACCGTTTGCCACGCCCTTAATCGGCGTACCTTGCTTAGATGCCGTAGCCTACCAGCGCCCCGACCGCCCTTGCGTGTTGGCGGCCACCGATGCGCGCATGGGTGAAGTGTTTTACGCTTGGTTCGATACCGCCAACCACCGCCGCTTGAGCGACTATCAAGTCGGCAAAGCCGCAGAAATCACCGCACCCGACGGCATGACGTGTTCAGACGGCATCGGCAATGCGTTTGCGTTGACCGACCAACCGCCGTTTGACGGTGAAGCCGATATGCCGACCGCCGCCGATTACCTGAACTTAGCCGCGACCGGCCGCTATCCGGCCACCGATGCGGCGCAGGCGGAATTGCTGTATGTACGCAATAAAATCGCCCTAACAGCGAAAGAACAAGCCGAACGAAAAGGCCAAGCATGA
- the rimI gene encoding ribosomal protein S18-alanine N-acetyltransferase, producing MIRSATSADCAILVKIDALSNPSPWSAKQFESAIESRTETVLVSETDGCISGFIVWQSVCDESELHLIATAPEFRRQGIAAALLAQWFQTASAQNITRLFLEVRDSNQAAQTLYRKYGFAECGRRRDYYSLPDGRREDAVLMDKAV from the coding sequence ATGATTCGCTCGGCAACTTCGGCAGATTGTGCTATTTTGGTAAAAATTGACGCACTCAGCAATCCGTCGCCATGGTCGGCCAAACAATTTGAATCGGCCATTGAAAGCCGCACGGAAACGGTTTTGGTGAGCGAAACCGACGGCTGCATCAGCGGCTTTATCGTGTGGCAAAGCGTGTGCGACGAATCGGAACTGCACCTGATTGCCACCGCGCCCGAATTCCGCCGCCAAGGCATTGCCGCCGCCTTATTAGCGCAATGGTTTCAGACGGCCTCTGCGCAAAACATCACGCGTTTGTTTTTGGAAGTGCGCGACAGTAACCAAGCGGCGCAAACGCTTTACCGCAAATACGGTTTTGCCGAATGCGGCCGCCGCCGAGATTATTATTCCCTGCCCGATGGCCGCCGCGAAGATGCGGTGTTGATGGACAAGGCCGTCTGA
- a CDS encoding uracil-DNA glycosylase family protein, which translates to MLSSRYLHLHEALGLGPMWLNQQARVRPSETAGGNVRSLPNARAQAAAQPIAEAVRSLSPAAHHARLAAAALVNEKKHAPIAPPAATPAQLRANVENPAESPTAQENQTLVSDGLPPLQIDVRPSEIMVVSICPSTEDSAANQLFSGSVGVLLDNMLAAIDLQPQQAHKTCWVKSAPISNANPSDAQIEAAADELAKELAQSQAKAVLFLGQIFEHENQRTLMQTVCGERPYFVIPHPARLLRQTHLKAQAWAELKKLKRLLHA; encoded by the coding sequence ATGTTAAGCAGCCGCTATTTACATTTGCACGAAGCGCTGGGATTGGGGCCGATGTGGCTCAATCAGCAAGCGCGCGTCAGGCCGTCTGAAACGGCCGGCGGCAACGTGCGCTCTTTGCCGAATGCCCGAGCGCAAGCGGCTGCGCAACCGATTGCGGAAGCCGTGCGCTCGCTCTCACCTGCCGCCCATCACGCCCGCTTAGCTGCGGCGGCCTTGGTGAACGAAAAGAAACATGCGCCGATAGCGCCACCCGCTGCCACACCGGCACAACTGCGTGCCAATGTCGAAAATCCCGCCGAAAGCCCTACGGCTCAAGAAAACCAAACCCTTGTTTCAGACGGCCTACCGCCTTTACAAATTGATGTAAGGCCGTCTGAAATCATGGTTGTCAGCATTTGTCCTTCTACGGAAGACAGCGCCGCCAATCAACTGTTCAGCGGCAGCGTGGGCGTGTTGCTCGACAATATGCTGGCCGCGATTGACTTGCAGCCGCAACAGGCGCACAAAACCTGCTGGGTAAAATCCGCCCCCATCAGCAACGCCAACCCAAGCGATGCGCAAATTGAAGCGGCGGCCGATGAATTGGCCAAGGAATTGGCGCAATCGCAAGCCAAAGCGGTATTGTTTTTGGGGCAAATTTTTGAACACGAGAACCAACGCACGCTCATGCAAACCGTGTGCGGCGAGCGGCCTTATTTTGTGATCCCCCATCCGGCACGCTTATTGCGCCAAACCCATTTAAAAGCGCAGGCATGGGCGGAATTGAAAAAACTCAAACGCTTATTACACGCTTAA